The DNA region attgaaatgatGAACACAATTTTGGTACTACTTTGATTGAAAAAGTGTGGATGGACATATAGCTACATTCAACCTGATGtgctgtttttaatttaaatctcaTGGTACTTAAATCATATAGCATGCTAAGGGAGAATGGTACATAGATCACATTATGGGGAAGAAAAATTTAGCATTTTTGGGACTAAGATCTTACTAACAAGTATTTgtaaaagagttttttatttctttattatatatgaaattttgatttataccagcaaaaaaaaaacaaaaatgtaagcTATTTACCCAATCCTCTCTATTTTTATGTATCAGgaattatgtattattatatatttatttttttaatatccaaatgaatacatttttcacaattaaatgatattttaagttatttattagagAGAAAATTAAGTGCTTTTTAGTATCgtttcatattttcttttagcttgttattatttaatgattATGGGACAATAATTATAGCAAAAACtcggatatacagggtgtcccagaaaaGACTGGAGCAGAGGTACAGCATCCCTCGGGAATCTGAATCACCCCCTGtatatgatccttttttaatgaaaaatgcctttaaatttattggacttttttccctcttgttttttaaagcaatttatttttatttttgagcgCATTATTTTGATTGGTGGATTTAGTCGTTTTCATGTTAGTTAGGCCCaagttttaactaaatatttaaataaaaaatcaggcATTATTTACCATGATTATAGAAAATTAGCTAAGAAGgtgaaaatactgaaaaatcacAACAAAATCATAACtcctaaacaaaacaaaaaagatatgGTGTGATTCGGATTCCCCAAGGAGTGCTCTACCTCTGCTCCACCCCTTGACACTCttttctgggacaccctgtataaagggTTATATTAACATTAGTAGAGATCAAAacaaaactgattttttatttattaaattttttctgttggaaaaaagtctaaaaaactTTAATGCTTACCAAGGGCTTCCCCAAATTTTCACACCACATATCTCTATTCCACTATCTTCTAAATAAGTGCAATTTGTCAAATATTGCCTAATATTATCTGTATTAACAGCATCAGCAATATTATCCTTGGTTCTGCCATAGTGAGGAACATGGTCCTCATTCTCTCCTGCATCAGACTGAAATCtctgatttttcattttaaaatcatcagcaaacttTTGGTCAAAACTCAGCTCATGGTTTCCTGCAATGACTACTTTGTGCTTATGTGGCAGGgaacctttaaaaatattaatataaaataactcTTAGACAATTTGAAAAGGACAAAATGTATTAACTTACCTatccaattattaaaaaatataacctcCTCCTTTTCTCCACACTTTGTAAAATCTCCAGCGTGTAAAAAAACATCCCCATCAGGTATATCAAAGGAAAGATTTCTTACCAAAGAATGTGTGTCACTCATACAAACAAACCTGAGCTTATCTGGTTGGACCTCTGTATGTGGCGGCttgtagtttattttaataattttctgtgTTTTGCTTATTTCCTTCCATGCCGCTGTAGGGCTCTCAGTTAAAGGATGAATGGGTATTAACTCGCTTTGCATAATgggtgttattttttaatatttcttgttaAATCTGCTGGCAGAATGAGAGATAATGGAAATATGATCATGTCATTGTTTAGTTATCACTTATATAAACAGAAACAAGTGGTTGGGATTTTCTTTATTAAGTGGTCAGGTTTTGTAATTATCAGTACAAACCATTTAAAGCCTATTTAAATAAACGTTCCTATTTATAAAGTGAAATATATTCAGCTTACACATTGCaagatgaatatttttttggttttgaagTTTGACGTTTTGAGTTTTgaaatttgaggttatgtttactGAAAGACATAAGAGTAGAGGATAGATTAAATACTTCTTAGATAGGAAACTCGCATAAGAGCCAATAGAACACTGAACGTCGATGGactgttgcgccctctgaatgtcgagATGTAATACTAGCCAGAAGTAAAAATTAGTTTGTGacaaaaaaaacggttttttgataaaagcggataatttaaaaattgattatggcgccaaatttaaatttcgctCTACTATACCGTGCACTCAAAATTAGTGGTAAATGTATGGTTCTTTCGGAATTTATAGTAGGCAGAttgaaaaaaagtgaaattgtaactttttttgtcTCCATTTCAAATAAAGTATTCAATTTGTCACTTTGTCTATTTTTTCAcactataatttctgaaagatTAATACATTTCCTGCTAGATACATAGGTCTGggtttcagaaattaaacaagaaatattcacaaatatttaaatactccAGTCCGACCCTGGACAaacattttacatttaaagccagcaaaattagagaaaaaaccACTGAAAAAGCTACAGGAGTTTagctttatttatgtaaaaataacaaaaccaccctgtatattcgcAATAAAGTCGTATTGACCAATTTAAGCCCTTAATTGTTGAGCACCGAGGTGTCCCCTATCACCACCTAAAGTATGTAGAGTGAGTCCTTCCCAACACCCTCTATAATACTCTTAACTCccaaagaattttaatgaaaatttgtagGGATGCTTAtcaatttatagttttaaacgTTCAGAGACGAGTTTTTTCGTTTTAGGTCAAATTTGAAGCTCTGGTGCCATAACTCTGGAaacttccaaaaaaatatttagaaaagattttgaaaaaactttgtCCAATCGacatcaaaaataaacaaataatacgAATCGATTTAAGGAGGACCTTTACGACCGATAGAACGCTACATATTTATGAAAGAAACACAGTtctatattaaagaattttattccaTATAAACTCTCACATCTTTAacttagatttaaaatttgtaacaaTCATTTTGTAAGGTTCTTTAACTTCAACTGCAGTTTTAGGTATTCCAAACAGTCTTTTTACTTTGGGAgacaataaaattagattttggcACATTCCAAAAGCACTGGATGTTGTCCAATATAACACTAAGCACTACAAAAAAATTGCTAATAAAGTCTGCTGATATCTTATCAGATTATGTTAGTATATTCACTTACCGAAGGTACTGATGCAGCAATAGGCACAAGACAAACACTCAAAACCCGAAAAACATTGGTAAATATTTTCTGGACTCTGCTGGGTTTGATATCAGGATTTCTTGATAGCAGTTGCAGCTGGAATGTAAATATCATTGATTCTGGTTTTAAAGCAATTTAGTACATTTATTAATTGATATTGCTATATTGGAGCTAGAATAGGCTAACCAACCACACCTCAGCACTAAACTAATAATATGGAAATAAGTACACGTACATGACTTAATGGTGGTAATAACGGGAGGAGGAATAATCCAACTAATTATAAAATCTTACCTCAATAATTACCAAATTTAAAAGTCCCAAGCCGATTGGGAATATCCAAGAAGCATCTGGTATGGTTAGATTTGGTATAAAAGCAAAACCTCCACCCATTAATTCGGCGAACGTAAGTTGGGCATTTAGGTCTCTGTGCGGTAGCATATATACCAGATTTCGATAACTAATAGATAAACATAGCCATAAGGGAAGTTGAACCCATAACAACACGGTAGTTTTTAGAGGATGACAATTATCTCGCACTACTAAGTGGTTCCATTGTTTCCTAATctgtaaacaaatttaatagatttttggTTTAATGTGAActcaataattttctttaaattacacAGTAAAGGACAACCGCGTACCGACGTCGGCACGGGcctgttttcaaaattttcgtcGGGCCCCTATTTCTGATAGGAAAACgccgaaaataaaataaatattttttttgtatgacatttatttatattactataTTAAAACACGTTAACGTATGTCTTAGTACCTACCTACACCTATCCTATCTAATCTAAAACaagcatttaatatttaaaaaaataccatctaaaacgttttattttcttGCTTTGGAATTTGCAAAAGTTgagataatattatcaatattaagCTCTCGAGATATCTCACTTTCAATAGAAATAATTGCCAAAGCAGACAACCTTTCTTGGCCCATTGCActtcttaagtaatttttaataatttttaattttgaaaacgaTCTTTCTGAAGAAGCTACTGAAACATgaattgtaagaaaaatattgcaTGCGGTTACAATTTCGCTAAAACTACAGCAAGatgaaaaattttgaatcaAAATAAATTCGAGTAGTTCTAAAATCGTATTGATGTCATTTATTTTTCCCTaaaagcattttctaaaagatATTAATTGGGAAGCAATTGAATCGGATAGATCGTCtggatatttaatataaagcCTTTCGCCCATTTCATATAATGTCTTATCCGAAATGGATGAATTACGTAtagtttttggtaaaattaCCCTAAAAGTGTCGTAAATTTCGTTCAATGCGCCACTCCTGCTTTTTATTTGAGCAATAACAATGTcgattgttttataaaaaacattaattttaaaccaTTCATCAACGCTTTCAATGTGGTGGTGGTTTCTGCTCTAGTCAAAAAATATCTTGGAGCGAACTATTCTTTTTTGCACGAACTGAGTAGAAGTACCCCATTCTCCTGTTAATTCAATAGCTTCCTGCATTAATAAGTGAAAATTATTCCTCAtttctttcatattttcatataaagtattaaataatgTGACAGATTGATCAATATTTTGGTCTTTATTTTGTAAGAGCCTAGAAACGGTATCTACTTGTTTTAAGACATTTGtttcaattataattaaaagaactGTTTCAAATTTCTCTAACTGCCTTTTGAAAGATATCGTGGCCACACCCAAACCGACCATAGCGCAAGTCCGCAAGTTAGGACCAAAGCAAAGACCAAAGCATAAGGAGAACCAGCAGGCGCACTCCGTTCGAGTTCGAAATTCTAAGTGAACAAATAGCATTCTGCGGCCACGTTCTCCGGATGCAGAATCTCAGTTTAAATTGAACTACGTGGAACTACGCTCGCATGCGGCTTGGGACTTTAGACCCGTACTCGGGGAATATTAAGCTAATTTCTATTTCAAACAAATTCTGATAACTTTTCACTCAAAAATATGTTGTGCTAACATTACTGTATTAAAGGCTTAGAATATATTGCAATTTAAAACACACAAATACGCAATTTAAATTCCAAATCGAAAATACTCTGAAAGTATTTTcgtgtttgattttttttaagtccatCTCTAGCCAACCCAACTACAGCACGACCCTTCATGGCACTCCCACTCTCAATACGTATGCCGGCCTAACGTTAGTAACATGCACCGATCTCACTTACtcaaattaatgtatttttatcattttatattttaattaaaatttaaagtgtgcagtaaaattttttgtcatCTGCACGAAAAAACTAACAAGATGCTGAGATCGCCACTTTAGACCCATGGTGGGTACCTGCCGGTAAAGGAAACAGAATTGATAGAGGTTGTAGTCATAAATATGAATGGACCTAGAATAAATACTCTCTGGAAGAGGTCCTACAAAAATTCTCTTGAATGTAAGACAAACGGATTTTTGAATGGTGCTATTTTaagattatatatttttggcCATTTAATCGccgtttttaaatttactttttatttttgtttctactgAATATAGGATTTTATATagggttttatatttttaacaaaaaattgccTCCAGGTGTTACATGTACATTACACCTAAATAATActggtattattattattattggcaaGAAACTTCAAACCATAAGAGAACTTCATATatgaatttagaaataaaattaaaaaaaataacctctAATAAACTTACTGTTCCTTAAGAGAAGAACACATTTTTTCAGTGTACTTAAGCTTGACTTTTAATTCAGTATAATTCAATTTTCATCttatgatttcattttattgtacatatgaatttattttacatgtGCTTTTCATtctattgaattatttttaaagttttcataCACGTTTTAGAGAATATGCAATTACTATAAAAACCTTATATGTATACCAACTAActtaatattgttataaaaagTTTTAGGATGCTATTATTCATTTGGTGAATCTGCAATAATGGGATTTGATAGAGCCATAAGGTTTTTGTACAACTATTTAGCATAgtgttttataatataattgatATGGTCTAATAAGTCATCTAATATTGTACATAGTAATTTAGTAATTGTAAGCTTTGCAAATTTTTGTCTGATTCTGGAAgtgaaaagaaaattcaaagctgacacattttttgtttaaactattaaatgGTACTAGcatcagtggcgaagcgtacgagtagacaaggtagacactgtctacccaaaattatcaagttatttgtcattaatttatcacgtaattatttcatgtaattgttgaattaaaatttaaaaaaataacacagaacgtagtcgtagtcgctatccttactattattatatagtatctaaacatgattaatccgaaggcgcgccccgcctgccgcaccgattaagataaaaatacagggctgacacccaattgatgtatacgagccccaggaagacacattgatatttgtcttccgaaatttggagcatatcgaaccaaatacgcatcaagcaggctacagaggtccggccgcattcagcctattacgtatgcaaaatttactcgcggggacgacatttgagcttttgtctatagaagtcgaccagctattttattatgctattGAGGGTTactgtttatggacacgcttgatctggtcggccgcaatacatcttcagttttgtctgcatttggtgggggcgcgtgctatagtaatttaataattagtatttttatttttgggtatatagaaaaggttttttttagtggttatttatgaacgactgttcgatatggcaattgtattttagttgtgtttttttgtaagtagtatttatttttatctatctatctttttatgctagtagtaattatttatttcttttttatatcactacataattttcctctttgagttaatatttcatgcgctttcattctgtatttcattaaagtgcataatattgaatacacatttttttctaattaacgatttttattgtttgtctacccgaaaaaaaagttcacgcttcgccactgactagcatatctcttaaatattattaagaaaaaaattaaatggagtATAGTCTGGCTACTTCTCTAATATAGGATATGGTAGGATAGGTGTAGAATTATTACTGTTagtatagatatattttttttgttttaaagtatagagttttaaatatttgttgtgGTTTAGGTAATAGTCACTCCCTTTACATCTAATTGCCTAATACaaggtgttttaaaaataataataaataatttagtagtaaagtctctacaaatttataaaaaacttaatgatCTACAAAGGTCAAGATGATTTATAAGCTTTTCCAATGTTGCAGAtaatattattagttgtattaattaatgttcaataaataagtcatttgtcttaaaaattaatattgcttGAATAGTAATAAAGCTTTTTCTGATTATTTTGTTCACTTTTGTTacaggaaaaaatattttgttattgtcaTATAGTCACTATAGACAAGATCTGTCTATATAGTTTCAGATTTATATTATGCCTAACAATTTTAAGTTATGGACAGAAGGTTAAGCATGGCTTTGTGAATGACTTCATATTCTGAGAACAAAAGTTGATTCCGATGTAGacttgtatatttttcaaaaaattaaagtctaaattatatgttttatgtGGGCATATGTGAGATCCCTCACGCAGCCATGTAAAAACTATTGAGGTTTAATAATACACAAAAACTTACTGATCTGTTGTAGTTAATTCGAGCAGTCCTTTCGTCCCAATTATACAGTCTTACAGCAAtcccaatttcttttttaagctCATTTGCAATATCTGGCATTTCTagctttaaattttcaagtcttGCTGCTATACTTTGCTGGTAAATTGCTAAGGGTACTGTTACAACTGACCTGAAATCATCTGAGATATTCAAACTAATAAATCAAGGGACAGTTGTTACCTAATAAGAATAGttgataaaataatagtagCCCACCATGGTAGTCCTGTGTAGGCAtgaaaattaactaaaaagtcTTGACAGTACTCAACGGGGGTACTTTCAGAGAGGGTTTTAAATATTCCTGCCTGATTGGCAGCAAGTGACTGCACAGAAGACTGAAAGGaaaagtgtcttttttgttgGAGCAAAGTGATTTGGTTTGGTCTTAGTTTATTGTGAATACTAAATACAGAATAAGGCTTGTCTAAATTTACACAACTAGAAACTGCTGAGGAGAAGTGTTTAGTCCTTAAATGGTGTTCTCTATAAATATATGGTactatttttatattggtttttaaaaaaatattgcctgATTCCAGCTCATGTTTTACCAGTGAGCTTTGCCGGATagatattttaaacattttaataaattaatttaggcCTGAAGAATTACAACATTCTTAAGTAGGACattcgattttctttattttggtcGATTACGCaaaggttatgtttacaaatttAATCTTGTAGGTGGGCTACGTTGCCGGATCTTGTCTCAAAATCATCAACTTCAAGAAACAGTTAATATATGCCTCGGTTAAGTTTTGTCATAAGCTACAATATTaatccaaatttattaaaatacaaagattttaattatagaAGACACCAACAAAATATTCCGTTTTTTTCGTAAATTAtactcaaattaaaaatattcacacATATGTAAGTACGGATTTTTAATGAGATGTGGCAACGTTACGCAGTATGACCTACTTTTTGACAGCTGTTGAAAACTCTTATTTGTGGTTCTGGTTCCCGAAGGAAAAGTTTGATGTCTGATCAATGTTCTTCGGAACTGtgtgttttttataaaagatctATGTTTTaatggtttcattaaaaaaattggctcATTTTCATTGcctgaattaattttttcccagCGTATCGA from Anthonomus grandis grandis chromosome 8, icAntGran1.3, whole genome shotgun sequence includes:
- the LOC126739297 gene encoding UPF0046 protein T07D4.2; the protein is MQSELIPIHPLTESPTAAWKEISKTQKIIKINYKPPHTEVQPDKLRFVCMSDTHSLVRNLSFDIPDGDVFLHAGDFTKCGEKEEVIFFNNWIGSLPHKHKVVIAGNHELSFDQKFADDFKMKNQRFQSDAGENEDHVPHYGRTKDNIADAVNTDNIRQYLTNCTYLEDSGIEICGVKIWGSPWQPEFGHWAFNLKRGKECLSKWNLIPDDTDVLLTHSPPLGHGDLVCSGVRAGCVELLTTVQKRVKPKYHIFGHIHEGYGVSSDGKIIFINASTCDINYIPSNLPMVFDIPLKPGQSK
- the LOC126739559 gene encoding cytochrome c oxidase assembly protein COX18, mitochondrial isoform X3, with translation MPTQDYHGGLLLFYQLFLLVVTVPLAIYQQSIAARLENLKLEMPDIANELKKEIGIAVRLYNWDERTARINYNRSIRKQWNHLVVRDNCHPLKTTVLLWVQLPLWLCLSISYRNLVYMLPHRDLNAQLTFAELMGGGFAFIPNLTIPDASWIFPIGLGLLNLVIIELQLLSRNPDIKPSRVQKIFTNVFRVLSVCLVPIAASVPSCLVLYWTTSSAFGMCQNLILLSPKVKRLFGIPKTAVEVKEPYKMIVTNFKSKLKM
- the LOC126739559 gene encoding cytochrome c oxidase assembly protein COX18, mitochondrial isoform X2, whose amino-acid sequence is MFKISIRQSSLSSVQSLAANQAGIFKTLSESTPVEYCQDFLVNFHAYTGLPWWATIILSTILIRSVVTVPLAIYQQSIAARLENLKLEMPDIANELKKEIGIAVRLYNWDERTARINYNRSIRKQWNHLVVRDNCHPLKTTVLLWVQLPLWLCLSISYRNLVYMLPHRDLNAQLTFAELMGGGFAFIPNLTIPDASWIFPIGLGLLNLVIIELQLLSRNPDIKPSRVQKIFTNVFRVLSVCLVPIAASVPSCLVLYWTTSSAFGMCQNLILLSPKVKRLFGIPKTAVEVKEPYKMIVTNFKSKLKM
- the LOC126739559 gene encoding cytochrome c oxidase assembly protein COX18, mitochondrial isoform X1, translated to MFKISIRQSSLVKHELESGNIFLKTNIKIVPYIYREHHLRTKHFSSAVSSCVNLDKPYSVFSIHNKLRPNQITLLQQKRHFSFQSSVQSLAANQAGIFKTLSESTPVEYCQDFLVNFHAYTGLPWWATIILSTILIRSVVTVPLAIYQQSIAARLENLKLEMPDIANELKKEIGIAVRLYNWDERTARINYNRSIRKQWNHLVVRDNCHPLKTTVLLWVQLPLWLCLSISYRNLVYMLPHRDLNAQLTFAELMGGGFAFIPNLTIPDASWIFPIGLGLLNLVIIELQLLSRNPDIKPSRVQKIFTNVFRVLSVCLVPIAASVPSCLVLYWTTSSAFGMCQNLILLSPKVKRLFGIPKTAVEVKEPYKMIVTNFKSKLKM